A single genomic interval of Rosistilla ulvae harbors:
- a CDS encoding endo-1,4-beta-xylanase — MKKIDWLARVLLVFQFLSIASGGVAQTVPDGDRLKDRTPPGFAIGGVLHAYDDDSFAPTYVDTAIREFNATTLTTYMAYGAWPDPAGGPALQPWTQAVDWATVNNLPVHGHALVYPLANQNLAWYVALPDDQLEPTLEQFVTAMAASRAGHVWVWDVVNEVMADDGGPMDADGLRTDLREYQAIGPEYVDKAFHWAAAADPNALRIINDYSIVDGRDKADRLLAYMIKLRDRGVPIDGVGLQLHFLDTTSTPDIAAIETNFQRFADAGFRIFITEFDLPATRRNNASDQPNEGEVQRQRNAFKQITRVALEQPACEALFFWDFADERSWLHPSMIDIEFISQGQFTFPTMFSGGRENPIVAKAAYYGVQEALTEFVGTYRINSLLEPGSGLLSRAARSDGQGGVSATDQVELIDDDDNSLAYSSAKWSLEPVASGLVRVRCMWNSETGYLSRAGSFDGQQWQPGPAVYLANFQPDWLSQMWFVALQPDGSVTLQNAWGSNNGYLTRDTQLAPQKWKNRRSFDTTPMKSVSMGEQGEAATRWLLMPTR; from the coding sequence ATGAAAAAGATCGATTGGCTCGCCCGCGTGCTCCTCGTGTTTCAGTTCCTCTCGATTGCGTCGGGCGGTGTTGCGCAAACAGTCCCCGATGGCGATCGTTTGAAAGATCGGACGCCCCCCGGATTTGCGATCGGCGGCGTCTTGCACGCATACGACGACGACAGCTTTGCCCCCACGTACGTCGACACCGCGATCCGCGAATTCAACGCGACGACGTTGACAACCTACATGGCCTACGGCGCTTGGCCCGACCCCGCGGGGGGGCCAGCTTTGCAACCGTGGACCCAAGCCGTCGATTGGGCGACCGTCAACAACCTTCCGGTGCATGGACATGCGTTGGTCTATCCGTTGGCCAACCAGAATCTAGCCTGGTACGTTGCCCTTCCCGACGATCAATTGGAACCGACGCTAGAACAGTTCGTCACCGCGATGGCCGCCAGCCGCGCGGGGCACGTTTGGGTATGGGATGTCGTCAACGAAGTCATGGCCGATGACGGCGGACCGATGGATGCCGACGGCCTGCGAACCGACCTCCGCGAATACCAGGCGATCGGTCCCGAATACGTTGACAAAGCGTTCCACTGGGCAGCCGCTGCCGATCCCAACGCACTACGGATTATCAACGACTACTCGATCGTCGATGGACGCGACAAAGCCGATCGCTTGCTCGCCTATATGATCAAACTCCGCGACCGAGGCGTGCCGATCGACGGCGTCGGACTTCAGCTGCACTTTTTGGACACGACATCGACTCCAGACATCGCCGCGATTGAAACCAACTTCCAACGTTTTGCAGATGCCGGATTTCGGATCTTCATCACCGAATTCGATCTCCCGGCAACACGTCGCAACAACGCTTCCGACCAGCCCAACGAAGGCGAGGTGCAGCGTCAACGGAACGCCTTCAAACAGATCACACGCGTCGCATTGGAACAACCGGCTTGTGAGGCCCTATTTTTCTGGGACTTTGCCGACGAGCGATCTTGGCTACATCCATCCATGATCGACATCGAATTCATCTCGCAGGGCCAGTTCACGTTTCCGACGATGTTTTCCGGTGGACGCGAGAACCCGATCGTCGCCAAAGCCGCCTACTACGGCGTTCAGGAGGCGCTCACCGAATTTGTAGGCACCTACCGCATCAACAGTCTGCTGGAGCCCGGCTCGGGACTTCTTTCGCGAGCCGCCCGAAGCGATGGACAAGGAGGTGTCTCGGCAACCGACCAAGTCGAACTGATCGATGACGACGACAACTCGCTCGCTTACTCTAGCGCTAAATGGTCTCTGGAACCTGTCGCATCGGGCCTGGTACGGGTCCGATGCATGTGGAATAGCGAAACGGGATATCTGTCGCGTGCTGGCAGCTTCGACGGTCAACAGTGGCAACCAGGACCGGCGGTCTATCTGGCGAACTTCCAGCCCGACTGGCTCAGCCAGATGTGGTTCGTCGCACTCCAGCCCGACGGAAGCGTGACGTTGCAAAATGCCTGGGGCAGCAACAACGGTTACCTGACGCGGGATACGCAGCTGGCTCCCCAGAAGTGGAAGAACCGGCGGTCGTTTGACACCACGCCGATGAAGTCGGTTTCGATGGGCGAACAGGGCGAGGCGGCAACCCGGTGGTTGCTGATGCCGACGCGTTAG
- the trpS gene encoding tryptophan--tRNA ligase, whose amino-acid sequence MRVLSGIQPTGRFHWGNFFGAIRQYIDLQHSHEGFYFIADLHALTTVRDPQVLRQNVRDAALDLLALGLDPAKATLFVQSHVPEVSELSWLLMTGTPMGLLERCHAYKEKKERGIKSDAGLFTYPVLMAADILAYDADLVPVGADQIQHVEVCRDLAGSFNHAFGETFVLPKAKVLEEAAKVPGTDGQKMSKSYDNTLPLFGDTKAIRKQIMRITTDSRPMEEPKDPEGDHLFDLLRLVGSQSDIDAMAETYRRGGFGYGEVKKAVAAASEEFFAAARQRRAELEHDVDYVDQVLRQGAEKARAKAADVLARTQRACGLR is encoded by the coding sequence ATGCGAGTGTTATCCGGAATCCAACCGACTGGCCGCTTCCATTGGGGCAACTTTTTTGGCGCGATTCGTCAATACATCGATCTGCAGCACTCGCACGAAGGGTTCTACTTTATCGCCGACCTGCACGCGCTGACCACGGTACGCGACCCGCAGGTGCTGCGGCAGAACGTGCGCGACGCGGCGTTGGATCTGTTGGCGCTGGGACTCGATCCGGCGAAAGCGACGCTGTTTGTTCAGTCGCATGTTCCCGAGGTCTCCGAGCTGTCGTGGTTGCTGATGACCGGAACGCCGATGGGGCTGTTGGAACGCTGCCACGCCTACAAGGAAAAGAAGGAGCGGGGAATCAAGTCCGATGCCGGACTGTTTACCTATCCGGTCCTGATGGCGGCCGACATTTTGGCCTACGACGCTGATCTGGTTCCCGTTGGTGCCGATCAAATCCAGCATGTCGAGGTCTGTCGCGATCTGGCTGGCAGCTTTAATCATGCCTTCGGCGAGACGTTTGTACTTCCCAAAGCCAAAGTGTTGGAGGAAGCGGCGAAGGTTCCCGGCACCGATGGGCAGAAAATGAGCAAGAGCTACGATAACACGTTGCCATTGTTCGGTGATACCAAAGCGATCCGCAAGCAGATCATGCGGATCACCACCGACAGTCGCCCGATGGAGGAGCCTAAAGACCCCGAGGGGGATCATCTGTTCGACCTGCTGCGTTTGGTCGGCAGCCAATCCGATATCGATGCGATGGCGGAAACCTATCGCCGCGGTGGCTTTGGTTATGGCGAAGTCAAGAAAGCGGTTGCTGCGGCCAGCGAGGAGTTCTTCGCGGCCGCTCGCCAACGACGTGCCGAACTGGAACACGACGTCGACTATGTCGACCAAGTGCTTCGTCAGGGCGCGGAAAAGGCACGTGCCAAAGCGGCCGACGTGTTGGCCCGCACTCAGCGCGCCTGTGGCTTGCGTTAA
- a CDS encoding sulfite exporter TauE/SafE family protein, whose amino-acid sequence MSRRSLSKMWPFGLWLLVFYCIWLGLVVWGDEWESIRAHWGIALAMALGSYVAGSTPMGGGTVGFPVLVLLFDMPGSLGRNFGLAVQSIGMVSAGVYILAARRPIDWGLLKPAMLGSLIGMPLGATVIAPYVPDLWVKLTFAVVWCSFGIMHLIKLRELVETEGVSDLWRDWDRWIGLAVGLTGGIVASLTGVGIDMLIYATLVLLYRADLKIAIPTSVVIMAFTSVVGIGWNVFLSRLNPSFYYMDPEVYANWLAAAPVVALGAPFGALIVNLISRTPTLLAVSMLCILQFVWTIVQEGVTGMALAASIAAVLAVNGLFHLLYQCGNDRPILEDLHLEVPTAEVPMEWADAED is encoded by the coding sequence ATGTCGCGTCGATCGCTTTCGAAAATGTGGCCCTTCGGTTTGTGGCTGCTTGTCTTCTACTGCATTTGGTTGGGGCTGGTCGTCTGGGGCGACGAATGGGAATCGATTCGAGCGCACTGGGGGATTGCTTTGGCGATGGCATTGGGATCGTACGTCGCTGGTTCGACTCCCATGGGAGGCGGGACGGTAGGGTTTCCAGTGCTGGTGTTGTTGTTCGACATGCCTGGTTCGCTGGGGCGGAATTTTGGCCTCGCAGTGCAATCGATTGGCATGGTCTCGGCCGGCGTCTACATTCTCGCCGCGCGGCGGCCGATCGATTGGGGGTTGTTAAAGCCGGCAATGCTCGGATCTTTGATTGGGATGCCGTTGGGGGCGACGGTGATCGCTCCGTATGTTCCCGATCTGTGGGTTAAGTTAACCTTTGCCGTCGTTTGGTGCAGCTTTGGGATCATGCATCTGATCAAGCTTCGCGAGTTGGTCGAGACTGAAGGCGTCAGCGATCTTTGGCGCGATTGGGATCGCTGGATCGGTTTGGCGGTAGGACTGACCGGCGGAATCGTCGCCTCTTTAACCGGCGTGGGGATCGACATGTTGATCTACGCAACGCTGGTGTTGCTGTACCGGGCCGACCTGAAGATTGCGATTCCGACCTCGGTTGTGATCATGGCCTTCACATCGGTTGTGGGGATCGGCTGGAATGTCTTCCTGTCGCGTTTGAATCCCAGTTTTTACTACATGGATCCCGAGGTCTACGCGAACTGGCTGGCGGCAGCTCCCGTGGTCGCGTTGGGAGCCCCGTTTGGCGCGTTGATCGTTAATCTGATCTCGCGGACTCCTACCTTGCTGGCCGTCTCGATGCTCTGCATTCTGCAATTCGTCTGGACGATCGTCCAAGAGGGAGTGACCGGGATGGCACTAGCCGCTTCGATCGCGGCGGTGTTGGCAGTCAACGGTCTGTTCCATTTGCTGTATCAATGTGGCAACGACCGTCCGATTCTCGAAGACCTTCATCTCGAAGTGCCAACGGCCGAGGTGCCGATGGAATGGGCCGATGCCGAAGATTAG
- the rpe gene encoding ribulose-phosphate 3-epimerase: MAVELRLGVKSDMIEYRYSHQWLFRLLAEEGVRYVQLGSQFETYQLPDEYFHDLRKQADDAGVVIDSTFTTHRELGGFLRSEPGFEQVARKSYERYIEVGGILGATSVGSNPGAVLRDQMGTKQAGVKRYIRHMKELMHHAHEHGLKWLTVEPMSCLAEPPTLPEEIAAMGQELTEYHNANPDNTVQVGYCTDIAHGYADRNGKTIFDQYDLFEACVPWMYEVHLKNTDSMFNSTFGFTQADRDKGIIDVPRFRQLLVDASDRLPVATLAGYLEIGGPKLGRDYSDHQLEASLRESLQYLQTAFMQQTATGPAPPRAIATDKSPVMISPSMMCVDPLNFESALRRVEALGVDMLHIDIMDGHFVPNAPMGLGILEALGPKTALPIDVHLMVANNDFFVELLAPMRVDQVSVHVESCTHLDRTLARIREIGAKVGVAINPATPLSAIEYVLERIDYVLVMTVNPGYAGQKMTPASIRKIADCRKMLDDRGYGEIPIQVDGNVSFENIPAMVRAGGVNLVAGTSSIFHRDAPWSENVEKMKQTIAAGLAADCQ; this comes from the coding sequence ATGGCTGTTGAATTGCGGTTGGGCGTTAAGTCCGACATGATCGAATATCGTTACTCACACCAGTGGCTGTTTCGCCTGCTGGCCGAGGAAGGCGTTCGCTACGTTCAGTTGGGATCCCAGTTTGAAACCTATCAACTGCCCGATGAATATTTTCACGACCTTCGTAAACAGGCCGACGATGCGGGAGTGGTGATCGATAGTACGTTCACAACTCACCGCGAACTGGGAGGCTTTTTGCGCAGCGAACCAGGTTTTGAACAGGTTGCTCGAAAAAGCTACGAACGCTACATCGAGGTCGGCGGGATCTTGGGGGCGACCAGCGTTGGCAGTAATCCCGGTGCGGTGCTACGAGATCAGATGGGTACCAAGCAGGCGGGGGTGAAGCGTTACATTCGCCACATGAAGGAATTGATGCATCATGCGCATGAGCACGGCCTGAAGTGGTTGACGGTCGAACCGATGAGCTGTCTGGCGGAACCACCGACGCTGCCCGAAGAGATCGCTGCGATGGGACAGGAGTTGACCGAATACCACAACGCCAATCCAGACAACACCGTACAGGTGGGCTATTGCACGGACATCGCCCATGGTTATGCCGATCGCAATGGCAAGACGATCTTCGATCAGTACGATCTGTTCGAAGCGTGCGTGCCGTGGATGTATGAGGTGCATCTGAAAAATACCGACAGCATGTTCAATTCGACGTTCGGGTTTACACAGGCCGATCGGGACAAGGGGATCATCGATGTTCCTCGTTTCCGGCAACTGTTGGTGGACGCTTCGGATCGCTTGCCCGTAGCGACTTTAGCCGGCTATTTGGAGATCGGTGGCCCCAAGTTGGGACGCGATTACAGCGATCACCAATTGGAGGCCTCGCTGCGGGAATCGCTGCAATATTTGCAAACTGCGTTCATGCAACAGACGGCCACCGGACCTGCACCGCCCCGCGCGATCGCGACGGATAAATCACCGGTGATGATTTCGCCATCGATGATGTGCGTCGATCCTTTGAACTTTGAATCGGCATTGCGGCGGGTCGAAGCGCTGGGCGTCGATATGCTGCACATCGATATCATGGATGGACACTTTGTTCCCAACGCACCGATGGGGCTGGGGATTCTGGAGGCGTTGGGGCCGAAGACGGCGCTGCCGATCGACGTCCATCTGATGGTCGCAAACAACGACTTCTTTGTCGAGTTGTTGGCACCGATGCGAGTCGACCAGGTTTCGGTTCATGTCGAATCGTGCACGCATTTGGACCGGACGCTGGCCCGGATTCGGGAGATTGGTGCGAAAGTGGGTGTTGCGATCAATCCCGCGACTCCCTTGTCGGCGATCGAGTACGTTTTGGAACGGATCGATTATGTGTTGGTGATGACGGTCAATCCGGGCTACGCAGGGCAGAAGATGACGCCGGCATCGATTCGCAAGATCGCCGATTGTCGCAAGATGTTGGACGATCGTGGGTATGGCGAGATTCCGATCCAGGTCGATGGGAACGTTAGTTTCGAGAACATCCCCGCGATGGTTCGCGCCGGCGGTGTGAATCTGGTTGCGGGGACCAGCAGCATCTTCCACCGCGACGCGCCGTGGAGCGAAAACGTGGAGAAAATGAAACAGACGATCGCCGCGGGTTTGGCAGCCGATTGCCAGTAG
- a CDS encoding DeoR/GlpR family DNA-binding transcription regulator — protein sequence MKTNRHEEIMKVLSETGTLTVEEAVARFGASVATVRRDFAEMAEANLVRRVRGGVQVLQSDQTMPLAIREVRQRDAKLAIAREAVTMLAPGSVVFVDGGTTTLQLGTCLPAIPLRVITNSLRLAAAMESNSASRSMHELFLTGGFLFPGTGLLVGPSAQASIAQYYAQWTILSVSGINLSGLYNDNEHVVESERLMIANADRVIVLADHTKIGKHSMCHIARLNEIDVIVTNRHPDTAEALEAFESAGVEVLFAAD from the coding sequence GTGAAAACGAATCGACACGAAGAAATCATGAAGGTGTTGTCCGAGACGGGAACATTAACGGTCGAGGAAGCGGTGGCACGATTTGGCGCGAGCGTCGCCACGGTGCGCCGCGATTTTGCCGAGATGGCAGAAGCCAACTTGGTCCGTCGCGTCCGTGGCGGCGTCCAGGTTCTCCAGAGCGACCAAACGATGCCGTTAGCGATTCGCGAGGTCCGACAGCGCGATGCCAAGCTGGCGATCGCCCGCGAAGCGGTGACGATGCTTGCCCCTGGCAGCGTGGTGTTTGTCGATGGCGGCACGACGACGCTGCAACTGGGGACCTGCCTACCAGCGATCCCTCTGCGCGTGATCACCAATTCGCTTCGGTTAGCCGCGGCGATGGAGTCCAATTCGGCCAGTCGATCGATGCATGAACTGTTTTTAACAGGCGGGTTCTTATTTCCCGGCACGGGGCTGTTGGTCGGTCCCAGTGCGCAGGCGTCGATTGCGCAGTACTACGCCCAGTGGACGATCCTTTCGGTCAGCGGGATCAACCTTTCCGGCTTGTACAACGACAACGAACATGTCGTCGAAAGCGAGCGATTGATGATCGCCAACGCGGATCGAGTGATCGTATTGGCCGATCACACGAAGATCGGTAAGCATTCGATGTGTCACATCGCCCGATTGAATGAGATCGATGTGATCGTTACCAATCGCCACCCCGACACAGCTGAAGCACTGGAAGCGTTTGAGAGCGCGGGAGTCGAAGTTCTGTTCGCTGCAGACTAA
- a CDS encoding RimK family alpha-L-glutamate ligase translates to MKLAILSCSLGCYSTRRLRESAVARGHSVKVLNTLKFAIDVEQGVPELYFRSKRLSHYDAVLPRIGSSITYFGTAVVRQFEQMDVFCANTSNGISNSRDKLRSLQILSRHQIGIPQTTFVRDRKDVLPAIERIGGAPVIIKLLEGTQGVGVILADNVKVAEAIIETLHSTRQNVLVQKFVAESKGRDIRAFVVGDQVVAAMRRVAQGSEFRSNVHRGGRTEPVELDETYCQVAIRAAQIMGLRVAGVDMLEGNDGPQVMEVNSSPGLEGIESCTQLDVAGAIIDYMAAQVDFPEIDLRQRLTVSRGYGVTEIFIPEGSEYVGKTIDESGLPEIDINVLTLYRGTTVIPNPRLKRSLEPNDRLLCFGKLDHMRSMIPERTRRKRRPTVKVLPTPPERPETENVDLPPERNANGEEEN, encoded by the coding sequence ATGAAACTTGCCATCCTTTCGTGCAGCCTCGGCTGCTACAGCACTCGTCGTCTGCGAGAATCGGCTGTCGCGCGTGGCCATTCGGTCAAAGTGCTCAATACGCTGAAGTTCGCCATCGACGTCGAACAAGGCGTCCCCGAACTCTATTTCCGCAGCAAGCGGTTGAGCCACTACGATGCCGTCCTACCGCGGATCGGATCGTCGATCACCTATTTCGGTACCGCTGTCGTTCGCCAGTTCGAACAGATGGATGTCTTTTGTGCCAATACATCCAACGGCATCTCCAACTCACGCGATAAACTGCGCAGCTTGCAGATCCTCAGCCGCCATCAGATCGGGATCCCCCAAACGACCTTCGTCCGCGATCGCAAGGATGTCTTACCCGCGATCGAACGCATCGGCGGCGCCCCGGTGATCATCAAATTGTTGGAGGGAACGCAAGGCGTCGGTGTGATCTTGGCCGACAACGTGAAAGTTGCCGAAGCGATCATCGAAACGCTGCACAGCACCCGCCAAAACGTCTTGGTCCAAAAATTCGTCGCCGAGAGCAAGGGACGCGATATCCGCGCGTTTGTCGTCGGCGACCAGGTCGTTGCGGCGATGCGACGCGTTGCCCAAGGTTCCGAATTCCGCAGCAACGTCCACCGTGGTGGCCGAACCGAACCGGTCGAACTCGATGAGACCTATTGCCAAGTTGCCATACGGGCCGCCCAAATCATGGGCCTCCGCGTCGCGGGAGTCGATATGCTCGAAGGGAACGATGGACCGCAGGTGATGGAGGTCAATTCCTCGCCAGGACTCGAAGGAATCGAATCCTGCACCCAATTGGATGTCGCCGGCGCAATCATCGACTACATGGCCGCTCAAGTCGATTTCCCAGAGATCGACCTCCGCCAACGCCTAACCGTCAGCCGCGGCTACGGCGTCACAGAGATCTTCATTCCCGAGGGATCCGAATACGTCGGCAAGACGATCGATGAATCGGGACTTCCCGAGATCGACATCAATGTCCTCACCCTCTATCGCGGAACCACCGTGATCCCCAACCCGAGGCTGAAGCGTTCGCTGGAACCGAACGACCGCTTGTTGTGCTTTGGAAAACTCGATCACATGCGGAGCATGATTCCCGAACGGACACGGCGGAAGCGACGGCCGACCGTCAAAGTTCTCCCAACGCCCCCCGAGCGTCCCGAAACGGAGAACGTCGATCTCCCACCGGAAAGAAACGCGAATGGTGAAGAGGAAAACTAG
- a CDS encoding ATP-dependent zinc protease family protein, which produces MTDETLQHPVIGWREWVGLPELGIGRIKAKVDTGARSSSLHAIDIVEEERDGVTFLQFKVLPAQRKERFVEVAAQLLEYRHVRSSSGKASSRPVILTNVAILGQSWPIELTLANRTSMGFRMLLGREAFRGRMLVDAGKSYYGGKPKRRRPSN; this is translated from the coding sequence ATGACAGATGAAACGCTGCAACACCCCGTGATTGGATGGCGTGAATGGGTGGGGCTTCCCGAACTGGGGATCGGCCGAATCAAAGCAAAGGTCGATACCGGTGCCCGATCCAGCAGCTTGCATGCGATCGATATCGTCGAAGAAGAACGCGACGGCGTGACCTTCCTGCAATTCAAAGTCTTGCCAGCCCAACGCAAGGAACGGTTTGTCGAAGTCGCCGCCCAATTGTTGGAATATCGCCATGTCCGCAGCAGCAGCGGCAAAGCTTCGTCGCGCCCGGTGATCCTGACCAACGTTGCTATTCTTGGCCAATCCTGGCCGATCGAACTGACCCTCGCCAACCGCACCTCGATGGGATTTCGGATGTTGTTGGGACGCGAAGCGTTTCGCGGCCGGATGTTGGTCGATGCGGGAAAGTCTTATTACGGCGGCAAACCCAAACGTCGTCGCCCATCCAATTAG
- a CDS encoding porin, with translation MLRIIVPLALASLLPNAILHAQTPFQSIAQVGYAAKCDCGEAVCGCEDSCSEAACGISDPAADCDSMCDDGCDSMGGGLGCFDTSKKGCGLFSNCGDDPLSLFGCTPCGLTVSGWAQIGYHSKGSDFRFNSFPNNVQLQQAWLSIDKAIDTSEGFDVGGHIDYIYGTDGPDTQAFGTDNGHWDQSFDNGGNYGSAIPQAYVEMGYGDLSVKVGHFYTIIGWEVVTAPDNFFYSHAYTMYNSEPFTHTGALATLAVGDNASVFGGYTLGWDSGYEDNGDNFIGGISSALCDDITATYATVFGRFVERTQERGYMHSLVFDVTVTENLQYILQSDVLATENASGAAERESIGVNQYWIYSINDCLSAGARFEWWNNLDSATGNRADVYDLTLGCNVTPHSNVIVRPEIRWDWDPDQLGVNQNDDKNQTTFGIDTIVLF, from the coding sequence ATGTTACGAATTATTGTTCCCCTGGCGTTGGCATCGTTATTGCCAAACGCAATCCTTCACGCTCAGACCCCGTTCCAATCCATCGCACAAGTTGGCTACGCGGCCAAGTGTGATTGTGGCGAAGCGGTCTGCGGATGCGAAGATTCTTGTAGCGAAGCGGCCTGTGGTATCTCCGATCCGGCGGCCGATTGCGATTCAATGTGCGACGACGGATGTGACAGCATGGGGGGCGGCCTGGGCTGTTTTGACACGAGCAAAAAGGGCTGCGGTTTGTTCTCGAACTGTGGCGACGATCCGCTATCGTTGTTTGGTTGCACCCCGTGCGGGCTGACCGTTTCGGGATGGGCACAAATTGGTTACCACAGCAAAGGGAGCGACTTCCGCTTCAACAGCTTTCCCAACAACGTGCAATTGCAACAGGCATGGCTCTCGATCGACAAAGCGATCGACACTTCCGAAGGCTTCGATGTCGGCGGTCACATCGATTACATCTACGGTACCGACGGACCCGACACGCAAGCGTTTGGAACCGACAACGGGCACTGGGATCAATCGTTCGATAACGGCGGAAACTACGGGTCGGCGATTCCGCAAGCTTATGTTGAAATGGGCTACGGAGACCTCTCCGTCAAGGTCGGTCACTTCTACACGATCATCGGTTGGGAAGTCGTAACCGCGCCTGACAACTTCTTCTACAGTCACGCGTACACGATGTACAACAGCGAACCGTTTACCCACACCGGAGCGTTGGCGACCTTGGCTGTTGGTGACAACGCTTCGGTCTTCGGCGGCTACACCCTCGGATGGGACAGCGGATACGAAGATAACGGCGACAACTTCATTGGCGGTATCAGTTCGGCATTGTGCGACGATATCACAGCTACTTACGCAACCGTCTTTGGTCGTTTCGTCGAAAGAACGCAGGAACGCGGTTACATGCACAGCCTTGTTTTCGACGTCACGGTGACAGAAAACTTGCAGTACATTCTTCAATCGGACGTGTTGGCCACCGAAAACGCCAGCGGCGCTGCCGAACGCGAATCGATCGGGGTCAACCAATACTGGATCTACTCCATCAACGATTGCTTGTCGGCGGGGGCTCGTTTCGAATGGTGGAACAACCTGGACAGCGCAACCGGCAACCGGGCCGATGTATATGACCTGACCTTGGGTTGCAATGTCACACCACATTCGAACGTGATCGTTCGTCCTGAAATCCGTTGGGACTGGGATCCCGATCAATTGGGCGTCAATCAAAACGATGACAAAAATCAAACCACCTTTGGTATCGATACGATCGTCTTGTTCTAA
- a CDS encoding MarR family winged helix-turn-helix transcriptional regulator: MASPAKSPTAQQARFDSPEQEVFLHLWRTYDCLKAVEEQLFAQHDLSAQQYNALRLLQQVAPDGMQTMELGRRLISRAPDTTRMLDRLQKRGLIQRTRRVENRRVVEIGLTEQGHALLASMADAVLEMHRQQLGHLDSAQRHQLIDLLKSARRPHEDASCDWLEDGS; this comes from the coding sequence ATGGCATCTCCCGCAAAATCTCCGACGGCGCAACAAGCTCGCTTCGATTCGCCCGAGCAGGAAGTGTTTCTGCATCTTTGGCGAACCTACGACTGCTTAAAAGCTGTCGAGGAACAATTGTTTGCTCAGCACGATCTTTCGGCTCAGCAATACAACGCGCTCCGTTTGCTGCAACAAGTGGCGCCGGACGGGATGCAGACGATGGAACTGGGGCGGCGTTTGATTTCGCGTGCTCCCGATACCACGCGGATGCTCGACCGATTGCAGAAGCGCGGTCTGATTCAACGGACGCGGCGGGTGGAGAATCGCCGGGTCGTCGAGATCGGGTTGACCGAACAGGGGCATGCACTTTTGGCGTCGATGGCCGATGCGGTTCTTGAAATGCATCGGCAACAATTGGGGCACCTCGATTCGGCACAGCGACACCAGTTGATCGATCTGCTTAAATCGGCCCGACGTCCGCATGAAGATGCTAGTTGTGACTGGTTGGAAGACGGTTCCTGA
- the acpS gene encoding holo-ACP synthase: MNVIGIGTDIVECLRIEKMIEKHGELFLTRVYTPGEIEYCSVRKAATEHYAGRWAAKEAVLKALGTGWSRGIHWTDIEVRNEEGGKPRIALAGEARNLCEELRLHEIQISISHCRSHATAFAIAVGV; this comes from the coding sequence ATGAATGTCATCGGCATCGGTACCGATATCGTCGAATGCTTGCGAATCGAGAAGATGATCGAAAAGCATGGCGAGTTGTTTCTGACGCGTGTCTACACGCCCGGCGAGATCGAATACTGCAGCGTCCGTAAAGCCGCGACGGAGCATTACGCCGGCCGTTGGGCGGCGAAGGAAGCCGTGCTGAAGGCGCTTGGCACGGGATGGTCGCGTGGAATCCATTGGACCGATATCGAGGTCCGCAACGAAGAGGGGGGCAAGCCCCGGATCGCGTTGGCTGGTGAAGCCCGTAATTTGTGCGAGGAGTTACGGTTGCACGAAATCCAAATCTCCATCTCTCATTGTCGTTCTCACGCGACAGCGTTCGCGATCGCTGTCGGCGTCTAA